GCCGTCCGGCACCGGGTGGCCGAACTCCTCCTCGAACTCCCGCCGTGCCGCCGCCTCCGCTCCCTCCTCGGGGCCGTACTCGCCCTTGGGGACCGACCACGCCGCACTCTCCCGACGCGCCCAGAACGGTCCGCCCATGTGCCCGACGAGGACCTCGAAGCCGGTGCCGCGGCGGCGGAACAGGAGAAGTCCGGCGCTGCGTCCTGGGGAAGTGTGGGCTGCCATGCCGTCAAGTGTGTGGCGGCAGACCCGACGCCGTACGGACGACAGGCCGCCTACGCCTTGCGGTAGTCGTACGCCTCCGAGGCCGCGGCCACCACCGCGTCGAGGTCGCCGCCGGCCGACGCGGTGACCACGGCGGCCACCGCACCCTCCACGAAGGGCGCGTCCACCAGGCGTGCCCCGTCCGGGAGCTCGTCGCCCTCGGCCAGCATCGCCTTCACCGTGAGGACGGCGCTGCCCAGGTCGACGAGCACCGCGACCCCCGCACCGCCGTCGACGGACCGGGCCGCCTCCGCGATGAGCTCCGCGCTGGTCCCGAGCCCGCCCGCGGGCGTACCGCCGGCCGCGGCCACCGGCGCCGTCGCCCCGCCCGCCGCGAGCCCCCTCGCCAGCTCGGCGACCGACTCGGCCACCGGACCGCTGTGCGACACCAGCACGATCCCGACCTGCCTGTCCGCGCTCATGCGCCACCTCCCACCGCGCCGGCGGTCTCCGCGAGCGCGTCGATCAGCAGCGCGGACGATGTCGCCCCCGGATCCTGATGCCCGATGCTCCGCTCACCCAGATAGCTCGCCCGGCCCTTGCGCGCCTGCAGGGGGACGGTCGCCAGCGCGCCGGCCAGGGCCGCGTCCCGGCCTGCCTCGAACGACGTTCCGAGCGCTTCGACCGCCGGCAGCAGCGCATCGAGCATCGTCTTGTCGCCTGCCTGCGCACCGCCCAGCTGGGCCACCGCCGCCACACCTGCCCCGAGCGCCCGGGCCAGCTCCTCGGCGGTGACGGCGGGAGCATCACCCAGTTCCTTGCCCGTGCGCCGCAGCAGCGTCCCGTACAGCGGCCCCGATGCCCCGCCGACGGTCGAGATCAACTGCCGTCCGGCGAGCATCAGCACGGCGCCCGGTGTCTGCGGCGGCTCCTTGTCCAGGGCTGCCGCGACCGCGGTGAAACCACGCTGCAGGTTGCTGCCGTGGTCGGCGTCCCCGATCGCGGAGTCGAGTTCGGTCAGATGCGCCGCCTCACGGTCGACCGAGGCCGCGGTCGTGGACATCCAGCGGTGGAAGAAATCGGCGTCGAGCACATGCGCTCCTCGGTACGTCGGACGAAAGGGCATTCCGGGAGGGGCCAGGCGGGTCAACGGCCCCAGCGCAGTGCGGGTGTCTGCACCGGCGCGTCCCAGAGCCGTGCCAACTCCTCGTCCACCTGGCAGAGCGTCACCGAGCAGCCCGCCATGTCGAGCGAGGTCACGTAGTTCCCCACGAGGGTACGGGCCACCACCACACCGCGCTCGGAGAGCACCCGCTGCACCTCGGCGTTGAATCCGTACAGCTCCAGCAACGGTGTCGCCCCCATCCCGTTGACGAGCGCGATGACCGGTCCCTGCGGCCGCAGGTCCTCCAGCACCGCGTCCACCGCGAAGTCGGCGATCTCCCGTGACGTCATCATCGGGCGCCGCTCCCGTCCGGGCTCGCCGTGGATCCCCACCCCGAGTTCGAGTTCGCCGGGCGGCAGATCGAAGGTGGGGGAGCCCTTGGCGGGCGTGGTCACCGAGGTCAGCGCCACCCCGAAACTCCGCGACGCCTCGTTGACCTGCCGCGCGAGGGCCGCCACCCGGTCCAGCGGTGCGCCCTCCTCCGCCGCCGCCCCGGCGATCTTCTCGACGAACAGGGTCGCTCCCGTGCCCCTTCGCCCGGCCGTGAAGAGGCTGTCGGTCACGGCCACGTCGTCATTGACGAGCACCTGGGCGACCCGCACCCCCTCCTCGTCGGCGAGTTCGGCGGCCATCTCGAAGTTGAGCACGTCACCGGTGTAGTTCTTCACGACGAACAACACGCCCGCACCGCTGTCGACGGCGGCGGCGGCCCGCACCATCTGATCAGGAACGGGAGAGGTGAACACCTCACCCGGGCAGGCGGCCGACAGCATTCCGGGGCCCACGAACCCGGCATGGAGCGGCTCGTGCCCGGACCCGCCACCGGAGACCAGAGCTACCTTTCCGGCCACCGGGGCGTCGCGTCGTACGACGACACGGTTCTCGACGTCCACGGTCAGTTCGGGATGGGCGGCGGCCATGCCGCGCAGCCCGTCGGCGACCACGGTTTCGGGGACGTTGATCAGCATGCGCAACGGAATCTCCCAGGAAGGCTGTCGACGGTGGACCACCACCGTAGGACGCCGGAGGTCCCGTGCGAAGAACCGCACCTGCCCGCTCGTGCGCGATGTCCCCGGTGCGGCCGGAAAATGACGGGCCCCTCAGCACCTTGAGGCATACCGTCGAGGCCGGGCCGGACCGAGGAGGGTGCGCAGTGGGTGCAGGTGAAGGGCCGCAGAAGGAGACGGCGACGGCAGCGGGTGAACCTGTTTCCTCTTCACTCCGGAGAAACCCCGACTACCGCATGTTCCTGGTGATCCAGGCCCTGTCCGCCCTCGGTGACTCCTTCTCGTACGTGGCGATTCCGCTCCTGGTGCTGCACAGCACGGGGTCGGTGGTCCAGATGGGGGCCGTCACCGGCCTCACCGGAGTCGCGTCCATCGTCACGGGTGTGTTCGCGGGGGTGATCGCGGACCGGTTCGACCGCAAGCGGCTCCTGATGATCAGCGACGGGGCCCGCTGTCTGCTCTACGCGGTCATCCCGCTGGTCTGGCTGTTCGCGACGCCGATCTGGCTGATCTACCTCATCGTGCCGGTCGTCGGTGTCTTCGCCATGCTCTTCCAGGTCACCTACGTGACCGTGGTCCCGGCCATCGTGGGGCCGGACCAGATCGCGCGAGCCAACGGGCATCTCTTCGCCACCTTCGCCGTCGCCGGAGTCGCCGGTCCGGCACTCGCAGGCTTCGTGGCCGCGGCCGCCGGTCCGGCCGCTGCCATCGGCATAGATTCCGTGACCTTCGCGGTCTCCGCGATCGGTGTGCTGTTCGTCAGGATCCGCACGACCCCGCGCGTCGACACCGGCAGCGCCGGACGCGGCGCGGTGCGGCGGGAGTTCCTGGCAGGCGCACGCTTTCTCCGGGCGCATCCGGTGCTCCGGCCCCTGACCGTGCTGCTGTCGCTGCTGACCTTTCTCACCTACGGGATGACGGACCTCGTCATCTATCTGCTGAAGCACGATCTCGGCCACCGCGACACCACGGTCGGCTATGTGCTGGCGGCCGGAACGGTCGGCGCGTTCATCGCCTCCGCCGTGGTCGCCCGGGTCCGTGCGCGCATGGGGTTCGGGGCGAGCTGGATCACGGCCTTCGCGCTCGCCGGCGTGGCCGTCACCTGCATGGGGCCGGCGAGGAGCGTGCCGGTGATCGCTGTTCTGATGACGGTCAACGTCATGTGCACCGGTGTTGCCGGAATCTCCTCCATGTCGCTGCGTCAGGAGGTGACCCCGAGCCGGCTGCTGGGACGGGTCACCTCCACGTTCTGGACCATCCACTCGGCTCTCGGCCCGCTGGGCGCGGCCGCTGCCACGGCGGCCGCGGCCGGATTCGGGGTCACCGCGGTCTTCGTCGTCATCGGAATCGCCGTGCTGTGCATCGCGCTGGCGGGCACGGCGACCGGGATCGCGCAGTCGGCGCCCGCCGAGCGGCCCTTGGGGGATGCCGCGTGACCCGGCAGTGAAACCTCCTGTGCGTGCGGACCTGCCGCCCCCTCAGCCGGCGGCACGCGGGCTACGCTGTCGGGCGCCGACCGTGGCTCCCCCTCTCTTTCGTGCGTCTCCTTGCGGACAGGTGATCTGATTTGCTGTACATCGCGTTCCTGCGCGGGATGAACGTGCCGGGCCGCTCGGTGAAGATGGAGTATCTGCGCAGTCTGTTCACGGACATGGGGTTCGACTCCGTACGCAGCTACATCCAGAGCGGAAACGTCTTCTTCGAGTCCGACGAGTCGGACCGGTCCGTGCTCGGCGCCCGGATCGGTGAACACCTCGAACGGGAACTCGGCTACGAGGTCGCGGTCTGTCTGCGTACGGTGCCGGAACTGGAGGCGCTGATCGCGCTCGACCCGTTCAAGGACGTCACGGTCACCGACGACCTGCGCTGCTGCGTGGTGTTCACGACCGAGCGGATCGATCCGGAGCTTTCGCTGCCGATGCTCTCTCCGAAGAAGGACATGGAGATCATCGGCAGCACCGGGTACGACGCCTTCGTCGTCT
This genomic interval from Streptomyces sp. NBC_00464 contains the following:
- a CDS encoding MFS transporter, with the protein product MGAGEGPQKETATAAGEPVSSSLRRNPDYRMFLVIQALSALGDSFSYVAIPLLVLHSTGSVVQMGAVTGLTGVASIVTGVFAGVIADRFDRKRLLMISDGARCLLYAVIPLVWLFATPIWLIYLIVPVVGVFAMLFQVTYVTVVPAIVGPDQIARANGHLFATFAVAGVAGPALAGFVAAAAGPAAAIGIDSVTFAVSAIGVLFVRIRTTPRVDTGSAGRGAVRREFLAGARFLRAHPVLRPLTVLLSLLTFLTYGMTDLVIYLLKHDLGHRDTTVGYVLAAGTVGAFIASAVVARVRARMGFGASWITAFALAGVAVTCMGPARSVPVIAVLMTVNVMCTGVAGISSMSLRQEVTPSRLLGRVTSTFWTIHSALGPLGAAAATAAAAGFGVTAVFVVIGIAVLCIALAGTATGIAQSAPAERPLGDAA
- the dhaL gene encoding dihydroxyacetone kinase subunit DhaL, which encodes MLDADFFHRWMSTTAASVDREAAHLTELDSAIGDADHGSNLQRGFTAVAAALDKEPPQTPGAVLMLAGRQLISTVGGASGPLYGTLLRRTGKELGDAPAVTAEELARALGAGVAAVAQLGGAQAGDKTMLDALLPAVEALGTSFEAGRDAALAGALATVPLQARKGRASYLGERSIGHQDPGATSSALLIDALAETAGAVGGGA
- the dhaK gene encoding dihydroxyacetone kinase subunit DhaK, whose product is MRMLINVPETVVADGLRGMAAAHPELTVDVENRVVVRRDAPVAGKVALVSGGGSGHEPLHAGFVGPGMLSAACPGEVFTSPVPDQMVRAAAAVDSGAGVLFVVKNYTGDVLNFEMAAELADEEGVRVAQVLVNDDVAVTDSLFTAGRRGTGATLFVEKIAGAAAEEGAPLDRVAALARQVNEASRSFGVALTSVTTPAKGSPTFDLPPGELELGVGIHGEPGRERRPMMTSREIADFAVDAVLEDLRPQGPVIALVNGMGATPLLELYGFNAEVQRVLSERGVVVARTLVGNYVTSLDMAGCSVTLCQVDEELARLWDAPVQTPALRWGR
- a CDS encoding DUF1697 domain-containing protein, with the protein product MLYIAFLRGMNVPGRSVKMEYLRSLFTDMGFDSVRSYIQSGNVFFESDESDRSVLGARIGEHLERELGYEVAVCLRTVPELEALIALDPFKDVTVTDDLRCCVVFTTERIDPELSLPMLSPKKDMEIIGSTGYDAFVVWYLINGKAPAAKGFQERVLGHDATTRFFHTVVKILAAAKKGAA
- a CDS encoding PTS-dependent dihydroxyacetone kinase phosphotransferase subunit DhaM; translation: MSADRQVGIVLVSHSGPVAESVAELARGLAAGGATAPVAAAGGTPAGGLGTSAELIAEAARSVDGGAGVAVLVDLGSAVLTVKAMLAEGDELPDGARLVDAPFVEGAVAAVVTASAGGDLDAVVAAASEAYDYRKA